One Candidatus Limnocylindria bacterium genomic region harbors:
- a CDS encoding BON domain-containing protein, with protein sequence MKTTVVKTDAQLRQDVIDEIERDWRFKAAELGVAVDRGVVTLTGTVSSYPKLMAAADIAAEIAGTQGVANELVVRSPGLTGPNDTELASAVRTALKWDVDMPEEKIEVIVRRGAVTLKGSVDYWYQKRAAGDRVAALKGVSAINNHITVVPPSIPAHAIRTSVERAIERRIPLAARHITVGVMDGLVTLSGNVEFSGDRALAEKAAWMTEGVRAVINKLVAAW encoded by the coding sequence ATGAAGACGACCGTCGTCAAGACGGACGCGCAGCTCCGCCAAGATGTCATCGACGAGATCGAGCGGGATTGGCGGTTCAAGGCGGCCGAGCTCGGCGTTGCGGTCGATCGGGGCGTCGTCACGCTCACCGGCACGGTCTCGAGCTACCCCAAGCTCATGGCCGCCGCCGATATCGCAGCCGAGATCGCGGGTACGCAGGGCGTCGCGAACGAGCTCGTAGTCCGCAGTCCGGGCCTCACGGGCCCGAACGACACCGAGCTCGCCAGCGCGGTGCGCACCGCGCTGAAGTGGGACGTCGACATGCCCGAGGAGAAGATCGAGGTGATCGTGCGCAGGGGCGCTGTCACGCTCAAAGGGTCGGTGGATTACTGGTATCAGAAGCGGGCAGCGGGCGACCGTGTGGCCGCGCTGAAAGGGGTGTCCGCGATCAACAATCACATCACCGTCGTCCCCCCGTCGATCCCGGCCCACGCCATCCGGACCAGCGTCGAAAGAGCGATCGAGCGTCGGATCCCGCTCGCCGCTCGCCACATCACCGTTGGCGTGATGGACGGTCTCGTCACGCTCTCGGGCAACGTCGAGTTCTCCGGCGATCGCGCGCTCGCTGAGAAGGCCGCGTGGATGACCGAAGGCGTCCGGGCCGTCATCAACAAGCTTGTCGCCGCCTGGTGA
- a CDS encoding universal stress protein: MRVLIATDFSPHANDAVTIVKRLPLPSGSTIRILHVIEPFPEITAFAPAAIVEIGKAAELQLQAELDTAAATLRAAGRDVGTALVIGRTADVIVEEAERTKADIIVMGSRGRRAIASGLLGSVSAEVVDRAPCPVLVARGPALRRVILAEDGSETAAAGARVLATAPALSDLEVRVVSVVDAPFPSTLAAGDAPMATYGAVQAYYDSLPALREAIGKIAHERAAALGAAGLNATSKVREGDAAEQLIAAAVEEHADCIVIGSHGRTGVTRIFLGSVARAVLFNAPCSVLIVRATKVAAAGAREKVLAAAN; encoded by the coding sequence ATGCGCGTCCTCATCGCGACCGACTTCTCACCGCACGCCAACGATGCCGTGACGATCGTCAAGAGACTTCCACTCCCGTCGGGCTCGACGATCCGGATACTCCACGTCATCGAGCCCTTTCCGGAGATCACCGCGTTCGCACCCGCGGCGATCGTCGAGATCGGCAAAGCCGCGGAGCTGCAGCTCCAGGCCGAGCTGGACACGGCGGCCGCCACGCTCCGCGCAGCCGGACGCGACGTCGGGACAGCCCTCGTCATCGGCCGGACCGCGGACGTCATCGTCGAAGAGGCGGAGCGAACGAAAGCCGACATCATCGTGATGGGGAGCCGCGGTCGTCGCGCGATCGCGTCGGGGCTGCTGGGTTCCGTCTCCGCTGAGGTCGTCGATCGCGCACCGTGCCCGGTGCTCGTCGCGCGCGGTCCCGCGCTCCGGCGGGTGATCCTCGCGGAGGACGGTTCGGAGACCGCGGCCGCGGGCGCCCGCGTACTGGCAACGGCGCCGGCGCTGAGCGATCTCGAGGTCCGTGTCGTCAGCGTGGTAGATGCTCCGTTCCCTTCGACCCTGGCCGCGGGCGATGCGCCGATGGCGACGTACGGGGCCGTGCAGGCCTACTACGACTCGCTCCCCGCGCTTCGTGAGGCGATCGGCAAGATCGCGCACGAGCGCGCCGCAGCGCTCGGGGCTGCGGGGCTGAACGCGACCTCGAAGGTCCGCGAGGGTGATGCGGCTGAGCAGCTCATCGCCGCGGCGGTCGAGGAGCACGCCGACTGCATAGTCATCGGAAGCCACGGCCGCACCGGCGTGACCCGGATCTTCCTGGGTAGCGTCGCGCGTGCGGTGCTCTTCAACGCCCCGTGCTCTGTGTTGATCGTCCGCGCGACGAAGGTCGCAGCCGCCGGCGCACGCGAGAAGGTCCTCGCCGCTGCTAACTAG